Genomic segment of Streptomyces zhihengii:
TCCAACTCCTTCTCGGTGGACACTGAAAAGGTGGAGTGCGCTTCAAGGAGCCTCCAAGCGGCCCAGGTTACTGAGTCTTGCATATCTCTAAGAAAGTTTCCTTCGCTGAGCTTCCGCGTTTCTCCGCCATGGGCAACAACGCTTCTGACGGCGTAAATTTCCTCGTACTCCTTCGCGCGTTTAGATCTGATTCCGGGATCCTCCTCAAGGAGGGCATACCGCTCCTTCATCGCACGTCCAGGAAGAGCCGATTTAGATCCCAGTAGAGCATCCAACGCGACGCCCGCAGCTAGTGCTGCATCATCCTGAGCCGACGCCCAGTAGCTCTCCGCGAACCAGCGTGCGGCAACGTGCAGTCGGCGGAGAAAGCTATTCTCCTGTATGAGGCATCGTTCAACGGCGCTGCGGAGAAAATCGCCCTGCAGTAGATCCATCAGAGGAATCGGATCCTCGCTGCGCCATGAGACTCCACCATGTCGCCCGAGTGCATCGATCAGCAAGGGTGAGGAGTAGAGTTCAACGTCATCGCCAGACTCTCTCAACCCGACCTCAACGACTTTACGGTCTAGCGTGATCCCTCTCACGCCGGGTCGATTGGTATCCCCTCTCAGGGACCACAGGTTCCGTTCACTCTTTTCGGTGACCAGTAGCATCGTGAGGTCAACTACTAGTTGTAGGTTTCTCTCCGCCTGTGAACGTGCCATGCCGCGTTGCCCTGGAACCAGGGCAGCAAACCCCACGCGCGGTTGCCTGTGTTTGAGTTGATTAATGTAACTCCCTACCTGTGCTTTATGGTTTTGGGCACGCCCTCCCAGTTGTTGCACTTCCTCAACGAATGCATCGTTCAGGTTGCCGATGACGTTCTTCTTTCCAATCCTTAGGGGCGCTCCTTCCCAAGCGACGTTTGACACGGGGAATACCACGAGTGAAGGCTCGGTGTAAATGATGCACGCTAGGAATTCCCTTGCCTTGTCTTCTCTTTCCTTCGTGGCGTGCACGGATGTTACAAGTGTTGCTAGGTACCCCCAGAGTTCTTCCAGGCTCCAGCGGTCGCGCACCTGTGCCTGCTTGGCGAGCAATTCGTGAAGCTCTTCAAGTTTCATCACCCCTTCTTCGGAAAGGCTAACCGGTCCGTTTGGGGAGGAAATCGAAGCCTGCCGGGAGTGTCGGTAAGTTTCCACGCACCACCCATAATCCCAGGGTTCAGGGTTTCCCGGACTGCGAACTTCTGCGGCGGCGGCGAGGGTCAATTCGGTTGCCTTTGAGTGGATCTTTTCCATGGGGACATTTTGTCAGCACCGGGCTAGCCGGTCAGCCGATTTTTCAAAGATCATGGTGAAGTTCGAACACCACTGAGAAGATGATGGTCTGCCTGCTTGGTTCAGCCACACCGTGGCTCTGACTGGCGAGACTGATGGAGGAACGTTGGCCAAGAATCCAAGGGCTCTGGAGTACGAGGACGGCATCGAATGGACGGAGGACATCGAGAGCTTCGACTACGTCAGGCAGTCAGTCGCACTGTCTGTCTCGACTCGTCGGCGTCCCGTGCCGTGGAGCGGGCACGGGCGCCGGGTCGGCTACGCCGTGCTTCGTTCGGATGCCCCCAGCGGAGACGTGCCCGGAAAGTTCATACGGCGCGTCTTCTGGGTCAAGGACTACGACAGGTCCGAGCAGCCGAACGGGACGTACAAGCGCTCAGCACCCAGTGAAGCCGTCGACCCTCGGACCGTCGCCCCGGGTGTGTGGGGTGAACTCACAGAGCGCGCGTGGGGAGCGCCGTTGCCCGACGCCTAGGCAGGCAGTGGGCCATGTGTGGGCCAAGGCAGCAGCTATTGGGAGAGCTTGAGTTGTCTGCGCAGGTCAGGGCGTGGTTCGCGCTCAAGGCGCGACGCTCTTGAAAACCGTCGTGGCGCGAGTCACCGTGGGTTCAAATCCCACACCCACCGCCTGCAGCACAGCGACAGCACACGCCGAGGGGCGGGCCTCCGACACGGAGGCCCGCCCCTCGGCGTGTGCTGGGGCGGCCGGGGGCGTTGCGGCCGTCGTTAGGCTGGCGGTGCCCAGGGTGCTCGCAAGCTCGGGGCGGGACCGGTGGCCGTGCCGGCGGGTGTCCGCTGCGGCGGGGCCGTCGAGAGGCGGGTGGCCACCGGTCCGGTGCGTCTTCCCCGGGGATCAGGCGGAGTTGCGGCGGCGGGCGACGAGGACCGCGCCGGCGCCGAGGGCGAGGGCGGTGGCCGCGGCCGCGGTGAGCTGCGGCAGGGCGGAGGACGAACCGGTGGCCGCCAGCGTGCCGTTGGTGCCGCCCTGCGGGGTGACGGTGGTGGTCTGCGTGGTGGTGCCGCCGGTGGGCGACGGCGTCGGGGCGGGGCCGGCCGCGGCGAGCAGGTCGAAGTCGTACTCCGTCATGTCGTTGCCGCCGCAGGAGCCGTCCTCGTTGTCGTAGTCGGCGGCGATGTAGGCGATGCCGTCGCCGGCCGGGGCCTTGGCGTCGACGGTGAGGCGGAGCTTGACGTCCTCGGCGGCGCCGGGCTTCAGCGGGCCGACGGAGCCCGCGTAGGTGCCCTCGGTGACGTCCTCCCACGTGTCGGAGCCGGAGGGGGCCCATTCGAGCGTGAAGTGCTCGTCGACGATGTCGTAGTCGTCGCCGGTGGTGGCGTGGAAGAAGACGAACGGGTTCACGTCGTCGAGGGTGCGGCCGGTGCCGTTGGTGACGGTGACGGTGAAGTCGACGGTGGTGCCCGCCGTGATCTTGGCGGGCAGGTCCTTGGCGACCGACGTCAGGTCGTCGTCCACCGCGCAGGTCTGGTTCTCCAGGGCCTCGGCGAGCGCCTCGTCGGCGGCCTCCTTGGCCTCCTTCGCGGCGTCCAGCGCGACGCCGGCCAGGTGCAGTTCGGTGAAGGCCGCGACGCGGGCGTCGTCCACGGCCTTGGAGGCGGCCTTCGCCTTCTCCTGGGCGGCGGTCGAGGCCGTGCCGGCGTCCGCCAGGGTCTTCTCGGCCTCCGCGACCTTCGCCTCCGCGGCCGCCTTGTCCTCGTCGGTGGCGGTCTCGGGGAGCTCGTCGAGCTCGGTCTGTGCCGCGGTGAGCGCGGTCTCGGCCGCCGTGACGGCCTCCTTGGCGGCGTCCGCCTCCTTGCGGGCGGTGGCGGCCGCCACGACGAGGGG
This window contains:
- a CDS encoding DUF6009 family protein — translated: MAKNPRALEYEDGIEWTEDIESFDYVRQSVALSVSTRRRPVPWSGHGRRVGYAVLRSDAPSGDVPGKFIRRVFWVKDYDRSEQPNGTYKRSAPSEAVDPRTVAPGVWGELTERAWGAPLPDA
- a CDS encoding HEPN domain-containing protein, which translates into the protein MEKIHSKATELTLAAAAEVRSPGNPEPWDYGWCVETYRHSRQASISSPNGPVSLSEEGVMKLEELHELLAKQAQVRDRWSLEELWGYLATLVTSVHATKEREDKAREFLACIIYTEPSLVVFPVSNVAWEGAPLRIGKKNVIGNLNDAFVEEVQQLGGRAQNHKAQVGSYINQLKHRQPRVGFAALVPGQRGMARSQAERNLQLVVDLTMLLVTEKSERNLWSLRGDTNRPGVRGITLDRKVVEVGLRESGDDVELYSSPLLIDALGRHGGVSWRSEDPIPLMDLLQGDFLRSAVERCLIQENSFLRRLHVAARWFAESYWASAQDDAALAAGVALDALLGSKSALPGRAMKERYALLEEDPGIRSKRAKEYEEIYAVRSVVAHGGETRKLSEGNFLRDMQDSVTWAAWRLLEAHSTFSVSTEKELESLLEDLRWGTRQWPANESSE
- a CDS encoding LAETG motif-containing sortase-dependent surface protein, which codes for MKLRRILATAVVTAVTTPAVLFAAGTALAETGPGDLRTTVRESATAADNDDDTPSIDELRKAAEEARKAYEAALARKTTATALVEALTKDDHPLVVAAATARKEADAAKEAVTAAETALTAAQTELDELPETATDEDKAAAEAKVAEAEKTLADAGTASTAAQEKAKAASKAVDDARVAAFTELHLAGVALDAAKEAKEAADEALAEALENQTCAVDDDLTSVAKDLPAKITAGTTVDFTVTVTNGTGRTLDDVNPFVFFHATTGDDYDIVDEHFTLEWAPSGSDTWEDVTEGTYAGSVGPLKPGAAEDVKLRLTVDAKAPAGDGIAYIAADYDNEDGSCGGNDMTEYDFDLLAAAGPAPTPSPTGGTTTQTTTVTPQGGTNGTLAATGSSSALPQLTAAAATALALGAGAVLVARRRNSA